The window GTCGGTTACTTTACCATCGGGTCGTGATGAGTGCTGTCGTAGTAGTCCTTCATGACATCCCCCGTATTTTTCGATGTATTTCTCAATCATCCGTCTTGAGGGTTCGTTATTCGCCGCACAAGTCGTATAGTAGGCGTCGAGGTCGTACTTCTCAAACGTTAGTTCAATGAACGCTGACGCCCGCTCCAGGCCGTACTCCCGTCCCCAATAACGTTTCGAGAGGACAATATCTGAACTAGCTCGCCGTTCTTCCCAGTCGGGGCCATACGCAGTAGTTCCGACGATCTCGTTGTCTTCTTCTTTCGACCGTAACAAGTATCGTGCGCTCCCGTGATCGGCCCACTTTTCCTCGGCCCTATCTATGAAGGTAATAACTTGGTCAAGCCGCCGAAAGCGGAACCAGGGCATATGCTCCGTTGCGTCACCTTGCCAAGCATCGTGAGTAACGAACTCGTAGAATTCGAAGGAATCTACGTTTTCGTGACTCAAACGTTCGAATTTCAGTCGGTTCGTCTCGATACGTTCGGGGAACAGATCGTGTGTCATTACCCGACCGTTCGTTGATACCGTAGGGTACAAGCCCTGACGGTGCCGTTCAGAAACACCGCAAGACCTAAACGTATTTTAGCCGTAGCATGTATTGAGACTCTAAACAGCGCAGTCGAGTTCTAACATACCTATACCGGGTTTTCAACGTTTCCTGCCCCAATTAACCGCTATCCTTCGTAGGTAAAGGACTACGCTTGACTACGAGCTATCCACGCCGGTGCGGAGACTACTTCAGAAGGTACGGTTTGCCAGTAAAAAGCCGAAAAGCGGTGACCTTCCCGTCGCTGATCGGTGACAGAATTATGCTAGAGGGGCGCTGGCTGTGAATCACAGTCTGCGCCGCAGGAACAAGCCTAGGCCGGGATTTGAACCCGGGCTCTCGTCCTTACCAAGGACGCGCTTTACCTCTAAGCTACCCAGGCGCGTACTTCGTTGTTGACTCGAGTCGTCTTTATGGGTTT of the Halobiforma lacisalsi AJ5 genome contains:
- a CDS encoding GNAT family N-acetyltransferase; protein product: MTHDLFPERIETNRLKFERLSHENVDSFEFYEFVTHDAWQGDATEHMPWFRFRRLDQVITFIDRAEEKWADHGSARYLLRSKEEDNEIVGTTAYGPDWEERRASSDIVLSKRYWGREYGLERASAFIELTFEKYDLDAYYTTCAANNEPSRRMIEKYIEKYGGCHEGLLRQHSSRPDGKVTDQHRFTILRSEYEEAIQGKDTLDFEIDW